The Nocardia higoensis genome has a segment encoding these proteins:
- a CDS encoding Txe/YoeB family addiction module toxin, with product MTARFASALMSERKVVFTGYGWETYSSWPTRDRTVSRAANKQIAVALIDPFKGGKPEPLRHHLSGQWSRRITREHRLVYQVAETEIVIVAVGGHQDEYPKDE from the coding sequence GTGACCGCGCGCTTCGCGTCGGCCCTGATGAGTGAGCGCAAGGTGGTGTTCACCGGATACGGCTGGGAGACCTACTCTTCCTGGCCGACTCGTGATCGCACGGTCTCGAGGGCCGCGAACAAACAGATCGCGGTCGCGCTCATCGACCCATTCAAGGGGGGCAAGCCCGAGCCGCTCAGGCATCACTTGTCCGGCCAATGGTCGCGCAGGATCACGCGCGAACATCGACTGGTGTATCAGGTGGCCGAGACCGAAATCGTGATCGTCGCCGTGGGCGGGCACCAGGACGAATATCCGAAGGACGAATAG
- a CDS encoding MaoC family dehydratase yields the protein MPIDPSVALGAELPTREFAWTPSDVQLYHLGLGAGARWTDQAELRYLDDREPQVLPSFATVAQTLHETEPPKVSFPGIDIDLAKVVHAHQEVHVHRPIPASGKATSTGRVSELWDKGSAAVIVQEHTITGSDGEPLWTTRSSIFAKGEGGFGGERGPSTKAELPERDPDLELLIPTLPQQALLYRMLGDRNPLHSDPTFARAAGFPNPILHGLCTYGLVCKATTDNVLDSDATRVTGYRARFAGVLYPGETIRARIWRGDGELTIAATAVERDDAPVLNDVSLTFR from the coding sequence ATGCCCATCGATCCGTCCGTCGCGCTCGGGGCCGAGCTGCCCACGCGGGAGTTCGCCTGGACCCCTTCCGACGTGCAGCTCTACCACCTGGGTCTCGGCGCGGGCGCGCGCTGGACCGACCAGGCCGAGCTGCGCTACCTCGACGACCGCGAACCCCAGGTGTTGCCCAGCTTCGCCACCGTCGCCCAGACGCTGCACGAGACCGAACCGCCGAAGGTGAGCTTCCCCGGCATCGACATCGACCTGGCCAAGGTCGTGCACGCGCACCAGGAAGTTCACGTGCACCGGCCGATCCCGGCCTCGGGCAAGGCGACCAGCACCGGCCGGGTCAGCGAACTGTGGGACAAGGGCTCGGCGGCGGTGATCGTGCAGGAGCACACCATCACCGGCTCCGACGGCGAACCGCTGTGGACCACCCGCTCCTCGATCTTCGCCAAGGGCGAGGGCGGTTTCGGCGGCGAACGCGGCCCGAGCACGAAAGCCGAACTCCCCGAACGGGACCCGGATCTCGAGCTGCTCATCCCGACCCTCCCCCAGCAGGCCCTGCTCTACCGCATGCTCGGCGACCGCAACCCCTTGCACTCCGACCCCACCTTCGCCCGGGCCGCCGGATTCCCCAACCCGATCCTGCACGGCCTGTGCACCTACGGCCTGGTCTGCAAGGCGACCACCGACAACGTGCTGGATTCCGACGCGACCCGCGTCACCGGTTACCGCGCCCGCTTCGCCGGCGTCCTCTACCCGGGCGAGACCATCCGCGCCCGAATCTGGCGCGGCGATGGCGAATTGACCATCGCCGCCACCGCCGTCGAGCGCGACGACGCACCGGTCTTGAACGACGTCAGCCTGACATTCCGCTAG